The Eulemur rufifrons isolate Redbay chromosome 3, OSU_ERuf_1, whole genome shotgun sequence DNA segment TCAATTTATTCCATATGCATGAAGCTTTTCTTCTGTGATATTCAGATATCTAATCACATAATGATATTTTAATCACTATttcaagactttatttttaaataatttaggaaTCATTCATGACGCTATAATAAAGTTTGGAAGTATTAATGGAATAAATTGAAGAACCACTTTGCAGTACTTCTGAATGGTTTGCTGTCATTATTGAATCATCCACTAACTTcttaataaaaatcacaatgcagcattatattattatgtttatttaaagtaGCCTAAAAGCAACATGATACTCCTAAGGATTTAAACAAAGTGATTGAGTAAATATTGGTAAGGTagttcaaaataaagaaaagaaatttaaaagatgtgCTTTGAAAaagtgtggatggatggatgggttggTTGATCTCCATGGCTAAAGCTGGTAGTCTTGACTCTTGAACTGTTACTCAGTAATTCAATTTGAAAATGTCCTTGCCTGCCCAAAATGTGTACAGTAGTCCACCCTTATCCATGGGAGAAGGGGCATACAgtccaagactcccagtggatgcctaaaattgcagatagtaccaaacctgATGGCCATCAAATTCAAtgccttttctattttaattaagcACTTTATCATGCACTGACCGTAACTTTTGCAATTTGAGATGtaacagcaaaactagcatgaatttcttttttttcctttacaatttCATGGATGgaagattcattcttactgtGGATTTTAACAACCTCAAcatatgattttttccttttatattaagTTGAAAActtttatccaaaggaaatactTTCTGGCTTCTATTTGAATTgtcagcatcactactcttgctcTTTGAGGTCATTATgcagtaaaataagggttacttgaacacaagcacttcAGTACTgtgacagttgatctgataaccaagatggctgctaagtgactaatgggGTGGATAGCATATACAGCATGGAAGCGCTGCTATGCAAAGGGTGATTCCTGTCCTGGATGGGACAGAGCAGGATGGAGCAGCATGGTGAGAGATTTCATCAGTATTCAGAGTAgagcacaatttaaaactttatgaattgttttttttctgaaatttaccatttaatatttttggaccactgTTGActtcaggtaactgaaactgtggaaagtgaaacctCAGATAAGGGGAGCTACTATACTTAATTAGGATAAGGTACTTTGTCTGAAAGGGAGGAAATTGAAATATCTCATTAGAATCATAGTTTTTTAAGGTTGATACTACCATATTTTGTCTGTTTGATgtctgaagtttttattttttgaaaaaacactGATTTACCTAGTAgtactatgttttaaaatataataattagctaagattgctttggctatctgTCTTCCAGCTTGTGGAGAGACTCCAGAACAAATTCGAGCACCAAGTGGTATAATCACAAGCCCAGGCTGGCCTTCTCAATATCCGGCCAAAATCAACTGTAGCTGGCTCATAAGGGCAAACCCAGGGGAAATCATTACTATAAGGTAATTCTTATGCCTTTCTATATtactatatcatattttattataaaatataaattcaattttcaaGTAATATTACTTAATGTACAGTAATATAAAAAGGAGGGTTTTCAGAAGATGTAATAAATTATAGCTATCAATATCATCTTAAGAATAAGAATAATGGGCCATCTGCCATGTATTTTGagcattttctaatatatttgcaATGAGGCATCTATATTCTCCTCAGCTACTTTTCAACAAAAGGTACACATTAGGAGCAAGAGTAATCCTGGGCAGTGGGACAAATAAACTCACTAATCCACATAGAGATCTAGCCCATATCCTTGGTCTCATTAGTAAGAGACTCTACTTAATGAGTTAAAACATGATTGTAGGTACATATCTGTGTATatttatgcatgtatgtataaaaCTTGAAACAAGCTTATGAATAAATTCTGTatctagaaaaatgtttttttaataacttgGAAACAAAAGAACATTTATTAGGAATACAAAGTGAAAGGCATTCCTAGGAGAAATAACTATAAGTCTAAGATTCTAAGAAATAAATGTGATGTAAATAAGGGAGgttaagattaaatttaaaaacatttagtgaATTACTTGTAGAGAAAAACAATGTGGGAATAAGGTATTGAAGAGAAACTATTTAGTAGAACTAGATATTGCTTGCTTAGGAAAATTATATCAAggccattagaaaaaaatatttactaataggGGAAAAAATAGTATGCCTGAAAAAGGAACTGCAGCTCGaagcaaaacaaataagaatTCCATTCCCATCACAGAGACAGTGTAGCCCTCAAAGGAACTTTCAACATCCTTTCACATGTAACATTTTATGGGTAAGAATCATGCAATTTTAGATTTGGAAGGGACTTTGGAGATACAGATTCAAAttccttcattttacattttttaaaataaggcttGTAAATGTAGCCtactttctcatctttttctatattcttttttagtACTTATTACTTAATGAGGGAGCCAGTCTTAAGAAACATAACTGTCGTCTATCCCCTTTTTTCTGTGGAGGCTGTAAACATGGGCCatatagtttgttttctttttagtccCCTCTGCCCTAGGTTATACCTCCTGGAACCCAGGAGCTTGGCACATCTGAAAGCTGTTGTGTTCTCCATGAAGAGTTTGATTCTCTTGCTTGATTGATTGGTAGGATACACCATTAAGGTTATTTTTCTGCAACAGTATCAGTGTTAGAATCTGAACAATAtgcttattttctattataatatgACCAAGTATAAATGTgtttacaaataacatttttaccAAATATTGGATTTTTTTAGCATGAAACTAGAATTTATAGAGATTTTCATCTTTTAACCTAAAAGGTAAACTTGTAGCTTACCAGTTCAGTTATACAAAACTTGGAAATTATTACCAGCACAGAAGAGATAACATGGATACATGGAATCTGGTTTTGATCATGTGTTGGCTTGAGATTTCACACGGTAGGATACACTAAAAACCAAGATAATACTAAAATGCAGAACAAAATTCAAGGTGAGCCCTACATCTAGAGGGAGATTTCCTAAATTCTAGAAGGAATTAATGAATTTGAATTTACACAGATCAAAAAGTGATTTTAGGAATTGTCTAGTTCTTTACTAAAGTCATTAtaccaaaactttaaaaagataacacacatgcatatacataaagACAGACAAGTTTTATGTGTGATCATTGACACAAAATCTTAAATACATGATTCAAAAGAATCACATGCCATAATTAAATGCAGCTCTTTTAGACTACAAATGAGTATTaggaaatattaacatattatgtTATCTAGAGTACACAGATGCTTTAAAGCATTtttggtaaaaagaaaatcagcattCATTCCTgagcataaaacaaaattaaaattcttagtaaaatggaattagaaatatggtttttaaatatctatattgAAGAGGGAAActaaaattatggaatataaaCAATACTTAGAGCTCTGTATGTAAAACTGGCTAAAGATGatgaaataaaggcatttttacTTCATTCCTCTCCCTTGAAGCCCACCAAAATCAACAAAGACCACCTTATCCATAGCAAATAGAGGATTAGATCCTAAACAAGAACTAGGTTCAGGCAATTTTGCTCAAGAAAGGAGCCTGAAAAAAACTTCAGTAACCACTGCCAGAACTTATATAGGACTGAGAGCTTAAGAGGTGAAAGGACTTATcctaataaatatgaatatttgccACCTACTACCTCCATGACAGGATCTGTAATACTCTGAACCACCATTTAAGACTGGTTCTGGAATGGTAGCCCAGGCATAAGGGAACACGGAGGTagagagggtaaaaaaaaaaaaaaaaaaagagaaccaaaaaaaaaaatctacaaaataaaacTGCAACCCAAAATTTCAGAATGTAATGTTAAGGAAAACAGACAACAAAATAAAGTTGGAACACAAATTTActccaaacatttaaagatttaTTATATCCAGGGTTCTTTCTTACCCTTTTTTATGCCATGGACACTTGATAATCTGGTGAAACCTATATATTCTTTcccataaaatgtttttaaattcataaaataaaatatatagtattacaAAGGGAACTTATTATACTAATGAACAGctatcagatatttttaaatatttatactataGTAATATATGCTTTTGTATTAACACATTATAAGATCAAGTGATAGTTCTAATAActaatgtaattttaaagtaatttaaatgtaaataatatttttagacatCTGTAAAAACTAGAATGTAATGTAAGATATCTCTGATTTCTGATAGTGGAGTGGCAGGTACTGTAAATAGTATCATGCAGTGTTGTTTATAAGTGAAAGAATTGCTAAATTTTAGTGAGAGGTTAGTGAGAATAAAGTTGCAAATTGTTTGCATCCAATTTGAGCATTTGAGAGAATAGAAACACTGACTATTCTTACTTGGcctttgttaggaaaaaaatgtactttggTATTTGAATTAAAATACCAAAAGGTAACTactgataaaaatagaaatgatattgagcatttgaTAGAAGAGAAGAAaccttaaaacaaaattattcacaaaaagacaggaaaggagaaaaatgagaactcTTCCCCCAAGTAGAAAAGGTTATTAAATAAAACACTCAAATATATTAACTCAAACCTTTAAAAGACGTATTATCCTACTGGGTttattggttggttggtttgtatGATCCTGCTATAGGGGGCTTGTAAGAACATacctaaaacaaaaagaaagtctaAAAGGTGGGGGGGATGGAAAAAGGCTAGCTTTGGAgatactaatcaaaagaaagctaatATAGGAAGATTAACATCAGATATAATTGAGCTTAagacacaaaatattaataacaaatgggATAATCTACCAGGAAGATATAATAGTAGTAGTTTTCATGTACCTAATAACATAGCCTAAAATTCATGCAAAGCAAAATTTAGAGAATTATCCAGCAAGTTTGACTAATCCACAATTTTAATGGGAGATTTTTAATGCACCTTTAATGTTTATAAATCTGTTTCAACAGAGAATACACATTGTTTTCAAAGACATgtggaacatttataaaaattgattgtATAGTAAATCACAAAGGAATTCTTAGTACATTTCAAAGACTCTGCATCATTCACATTGTGTTTTCTTACCAcagtgcaaattaaaataaaagaaaaaaaaataacaaaacctgTATGTTTGGAAACATATTCCTAAATAACTCCTGCATTAAATAGGAAATCATAATAGGACTTAATATTCTTAAAGTAGCCATACTGAAAGTATTACATATTAAAACTGTTGGAACACATTTAAAGAGTACTTAGAGAAATATTTACAGCTTtaatgaattgttttaaaaattagtaagagagaaaataaatgacagcatTTAACTCAAGAGTGTAGAAAAAGAACTATAGGGTcaattttaaagtagaaagaaagataagatcaggaaaataaacaataggattcaataaaacaaaaaactagcatTCTGAAAAATTTGGGAAAATAGACAAAGCTCAAGgcaagactgaaaaaaaaagaaaagataaataaaaatgagcaaaagtatCTATAGttataacagaaattttaaaagacatgagAATATTATAAGCAGTTTTATGTTAATGCTTTTATAATTAGATGAAATGgcttattttctagaaaatgttaCCAAAATTGATTCAAGAAGAATTAGAAAACTGATGAAATCAATAaccactaaagaaattgaatgatATTCAGAATAAGACTCTAGACCTAGATAGTTTTATAAGCAAATTTTACCAAATGAATAGAAAAGTAATttccttaacctgataaaggATGTctgtcaaaaaattttaaaaaacaaacttaatgTCCAAGTTAATTTCAGCACCAAGGACCAAGGCAAGGATGTGTGCTTTCACTGTTCGTACTGGAACTCCTTGTCGatgcaaaagataaataaaaaaagggaaaggatAAAACTTTCTTATTTGCCAGTAGTATATTTGTTTTAAGcaatttaaagcaaatttaaagaccacagatggggaaaaaaatctttaaattgtaTGAAAGTCCTGTGTACAGTAGTAATAAATTTTACTATcaagataaaatgaataatttctgaGAAAATCTAAATGATCAAAAGTTTAGGAAATGCTGATCAAAAACCATGAAATACAAAACAGAATAATGATAAATCTCTTGTCCATCTAATTGgcagcacattttttaaaaatagactatcTCATTTTGCTAGAGGTATGGGTACTTTGATATATCCTCAGTGGAATTGTTAATTAGCATAAACATACTTTGTCTGAGTCTGtcaaatttaaagaagaattgcATCTTTTGAactagcaattctacttttagaaaaatttgtCCTAAAGAAATACTTGCTTATGTGtataagagagagaaacaggtaTAAGGATTCTTTaaagcattgttcataatagttaAAAGTTAGAAACAGTGAAATTGTCTATTAGCTTTTGTTAgttattcagaatatttaaagagGAAATATCCTGGTATAATAATCCTTGGGTAATTAATTTCATTAGCTTAAGGCAGTGACAAGAAAATAAAGTCAGATCTTCACTTGTTGGTGAGACATGTTCAGATATTGGAAaattatattgtttcttttttcataagCGGtgactaatttttgtatgtgcttttatttatttgatatttttggcCTATGCTCGTGCCCATATCGTATTAACTACAAGACACTGTTTGGCTATCATTTATGTAAAACAGTATTCCCAAACTAAGGTACTTTTCACTGAaaatggctttttgtttgttcattttaaattattttacttggcTCAGATTTCTGCTATTTAGCCTCCTGAAAATATAagctatacattttttattaagcAAGCAGATGAAGAATCAGTCTGATTTAAGAGAAGGCTGactttttctgtatatacttCAGTTCATCAGATTAGGGACTGGTAATTCTGTTTTGAACACACAACAGTTGAGATGTTCTGAATTAGAAGTGGTCCTTTCtaaacacatgcaaaagaaaaaggTGCCAACTGTTACCTGTTTTTTAGCATTATTATGGAGTCTGACATTATTTATGAAGAAGTAGTATTGTTCTAGAATCTGGGAAAGAGATTAGGAACATAGAGGCAGTATTACTTGCTAATGATATGGTCGTATACCTGGGAAACCAGGAGAATCAACAAATGTATGGATGCTTATGAGAATGTCCTCAGGTACATTGtattataatgaattttttttctaaaattgccttttcttaaatagccatttctgatttttttttttttttggtagttttcAGGATTTTGATATTCAAGGGTCCAGAAGGTGCAGCTTGGATTGGTTGACAATAGAAACATACAAGAATATTGAAAGTTACAGAGCTTGTGGTTCCACAATTCCACCTCCATATATCTCTTCACAAGACCACGTCTGGATCAGATTTCATTCGGATGACAGTATCTCTAGAAAGGGTTTCAGACTGGCATATTTTTCAGgtgtgtttttaaataagaagaaagataCTGAACCGACTTCCATGGTATTAATTGCTCAGTCACCTCAAAGCTAATCTTCTGAACAATGTCCATTTAATGACGACTAGCCTCTCAAGGGAACTGAGATTGAAGATTAAAAGCTAAAGTTAGATGCCCTAGAACTGGGTTTCCAAAAGGTGTTTTGTATAACTctaataaaatgattaatttcataaactaaggttaattttctttttaaacatcttaaatacatttttttgaaaagtaactTTTTCTCCTAGAAGTGCTCACCCATATCCTGAAAGTTATTTCAGAATGTGTTTTTTGTATGAATTTCACCTTCATAGTTTATagtctcaaaagaagaaaattcttttcttttcttaaactgCATCCAGGAAGAGTGACCAGATCATAGAAATTCAAAGCATTAGTTATGTATATTTCttgctgaaaattattttccGTCTTTTGAAATTACGAAGTCTTCTTTAGCAAACATGTGctaccttttatcttttttcttaaaaacaccaTCTTTTTACTATTTATATAGCTTTGAAGCATATTTTCTGTcatctattaataaataagttGTTTAGTGGAGAAGTATTGGCCCAACATTTTTAATTTGAGGACTGTAGAAATATAATATTGTTTGGTTGTCTTTCCCTGCCTCATTGTTATATATTTGGGATGGTGAGCTAAAGTAATAATTAGAATTCTTTGGGcacctcaatttttttctctccctgtcttctgtttattttgatgaatacatttaaatattttacagttgtgttaaaataataaaaattataagatgaAAGTATTACATGAAACataaatagtataaaattaaTCTTATAATCTTAGCAAAAGTTTCAGTCTAAATTAATGCACTTGCAAAATATACTATGACATACATAGCaaaatattgtatgtatataaatatatagtcaagaactagagaaaaatatgaaaacaatttatttgaaaaggTGATTGTGgataaatttttcttcatttaaaaatgtctgtcATTGTTATAATGTTGTCTATACTATAAGTTATTTAAAGTTTTCAGCATATATTACTGGCTTGTGTATCTTATTTTACTCTATGTTCTACAATAAAATAGCTCTCTGCAAAAAACAGATCTGTCTTTAGATCACAACGCAGAGATCTTCATGGAACAGTAATCATTTAATAAATTGAATTGTTCAGTAATTAGTGTGCCAAtactaattttttattagaatttaaccggttttttaaagcaagatttttttaaaccctTATCACTTGGGCGTAatcaacatttattataaaatggccACTTGGTGTTGTTAGTTTTTTgaagagtatgtttttttctcctttcctcttcatCTCCCTTCTACATGTATCTTCCCAGGGAAATCTGAGGAACCAAACTGTGCTTGTGATCAGTTTCGTTGTGGCAATGGAAAGTGTATACCAGAAGCCTGGaaatgtaacaacatggatgaatgtgGAGATAGTTCTGATGAAGAGATCTGTGCCAAAGAAGCTAAACCTCCAACAGTTGCTTCTTTTCAACCCTGTGCTTACAACCAGTTCCAGTGTCTATCTCGTTTTACCAAAGTTTATACTTGCCTCCCCGAATCTTTAAAATGTGATGGGAACATTGACTGCCTTGACCTAGGAGATGAGATAGACTGTGATGTGCCAACTTGTGGGCagtggttaaaatatttttatggtacTTTTAATTCTCCCAATTATCCAGACTTTTATCCTCCTGGAAGCAATTGCACCTGGTTAATAGACACCGGTGATCATCGTAAAGTCATTTTGCGCTTCACTGACTTTAAACTTGATGGTACTGGTTATGGTGATTATGTGAAAATATATGACGGATTAGAAGAGAATCCTCACAAGCTTTTGCGTGTGTTAACTGCTTTTGATGCTCATGCACCTCTTACAGTTGTTTCTTCTTCTGGACAGATAAGGGTGCATTTTTGTGCTGATAAAGTGAATGCTGCAAGGGGATTTAATGCTACTTACCAAGTAGATGGCTTCTGTTTGCCGTGGGAAATACCCTGTGGAGGTAACTGGGGGTGTTATACTGAACAGCAGCGTTGCGATGGGTATTGGCATTGCccaaatggaagagatgaaaCCAATTGTACCATGTGCCAAAAGGAAGAATTTCCATGTTCCCGAAATGGTGTCTGTTATCCTCGTTCTGATCGCTGCAACTACCAGAACCATTGCCCTAATGGCTCAGATGAAAAAAACTGCTTTTTTTGCCAGCCAGgaaattttcattgtaaaaacaATCGTTGTGTGTTTGAAAGCTGGGTGTGTGATTCTCAAGATGACTGTGGTGATGGCAGTGATGAGGAGAACTGCCCAGTAATTGTGCCTACCAGAGTCATCACTGCAGCCGTCATAGGAAGCCTTATCTGTGGCCTGTTACTTGTCATTGCGTTGGGATGTACTTGTAAACTTTATTCTCTGAGAATGTTTGAACGAAGGTCAGTATCAAGACAGAAATGTAGTGGTTATGCTGTCTACAATAAAAACAGgtccaaatatttcaaaaaagtaaTGTGATTAgcaatattgttttgttttaaatgagttTAGAAATGGGTAAAGATTGTTTATGACATATAAAATTAGTGTGAAAAGCCCAAGACTCAAAAGGCTAAATACATTACAAACTAAATACTTAGGAGCAAAGCAAATATGTTTACCAGCTCCTGTTTTCAAATTAGTCTGTTTTATAGGAATTTTATAAGCTGCTACTCTGAGTTGCAGTGTTTTAACCTGTACTTTTATAAGTATTAATTCAGTAATTACAGATTTTGGAAACCTATGTTCAAAGCACTATACAagtgaatagaaaaatgaataaggcATAATATCACAAGCAGTTTACAGTTAGGAAGAAGAATTGGTGCAAGTGCTATAAGAGCTATAAAACTACCCAGTCTAATGGAAGGTAGTGGAAAGGCTTTAACTGGAGAGATGCCATTTGAAATGTATGAGTAGAAGAATATAGATAGGGAAAAGGTGGGGTTAATAGCCTGGGAAAATATATAGAAGTAGGAATGCCCAGCGTTGCTCAGAAGTAAGAGCGTAGTTCAACTTATCTGGAAACTAGGATACACATGCAAGAGTCATAGGAGATAAGACTAGAACACCAGGCCAGTGTCAATGCTGTAGAGTTCAGCGAGAGCCACATTTCAGCGTTCCCAGTTCAGTAACAGGTGGCTAACTATTAAAGAGTAACCTTCAAGGCTGAGTGTAGtagcccacacctgtaatcccagcaccttgggaggccgaggtgggaggatcgtttgagtctAGGAATTCGAGACAagctggggcaacatagcaagaccccatctctacgaaaaacaaaaaattagctgaacaaatttaaaaaatgaccttcAGAGAGAGAAGGTAGTTTCCAGTGTGGTGCAGGGTAAATTGGACCTGGGAGAAGTTAATAACAGAAATATCCCCTAGGAGGCTATTGTAGAGACAGTGACCTTTAGTCCCAGGATAATTACGAATAATAATAGATTTAGCAAAGAACTTTACATACCAGCCAGCTAAGATAATCAAGGCACACAGATGCACAGTATGATGATAACTATTACTGCATCTTTTGGGGGGACAAGTATAAATAGCCAGAAAACTTTTTACCACATTGCAACAAAAGAGCACAATAAAGAGCCAGAGGTCTTGAGTTAAATATTCCAGAAAGTGTACTAGTgactcattttacttttttatctgaAAATTGAATGTGTTGGACTTGAATAGTATCTTCTGAGAGTTTCAGATACTGTCACCTGAAGTCTGAAGCTCCCCTCACCCCAAATATTCTTAGAAGTTTAAAAACCTAGGATCATTTCTCCCTTAACCTTTTACACGGAGTTTCAGTTTAGTAAAACTTAGTGATCCAGGGTTGTACTAGTGTGAAGCCCCATGAGGATAGACAGACTGCTTCATCTTTGCATTCCCCGTGTAGGGATAATAcatatattcagtaaatgttggttgaatgactaagctttaaaaatgatcaaatatagTAATATTCAGattgttttaattattgataATAGAAAATTACTGTTTTGGCTTgccgttttttttcttttaacccttTATGTCCCTGTCTACTCTCAAAGATCATTTGAAACACAGTTGTCAAGAGTGGAAGCAGAATTGTTAAGAAGAGAAGCTCCTCCCTCTTATGGACAATTGATAGCTCAGGGTTTAATTCCACCAGTTGAAGATTTTCCTGTTTGTTCACCTAATCAGGTATATTGCAATTCATGATTTCTGTTTCAGTATCTCTTAAAATGAAACCTGTGCCTGCATATGTGATAAAGTAGGGGCCTTTGACCATGTCTGAATTTTTGCAAatcaaggatttaaaaatatagaagatttgaaattataattttttttatattttaacaaatactacaaaatacaaagatgtatttttcattcttctaattCGGTTGTGCAATTCTTAAGCATTTTACTGTTTAGAATAATTTAgtgcaagaggatcacttgagctcaggagttcaagaccagcctgagcaagagcgagaccttgtctctactaaaaatacaaaaaattagctgggtgtggtggtgcatgcctgtagtcccagctactcaggaggctgaggcaggaggatcacttgagcccaggagtttgaggttgctgtgagctaggctgatgccacggcactctagcctgggcaacagagtgagactgtctcaaaaaaataaatacataaaagaataatttagtgcattaaaatttaaaagtaaatttggcAAATTATTTTCTACTTGAACTGAACATTTGGACAATTTAATAATGAATActaaaatgactattttattaatataacaactAGATTAACCAGTTATCAGTAAAAGTAATTGAAATGAAGTAAATGTTTCTGTGTCACAAGAGAAAAAACATCAAGCTGGATTTTTTAGTGTTTAAGAATTTATACCATTTTCTTACATGGTAACTCATTCTTAATGTTCCAGAATTCTTTAAAtttctcagcatttttttttaatttatttttcagtgcttAAAAATGTGCCAGTGTTTGTTTTAGTCATAAGcgtttatatattaaaattgtaaattcatccagaaacatttataaaaattgttcctggtattagaaataagaaaaactggTAAACATTGTTTGCCCAGTGATTTAATTTTGTTCAAATGAAGGATCATTTCCTTTTTGGTGAGTGAGATTTCTGAGTACAGTCCCTCACCTTATTTGAATCTTTTAGAAAATCCTTGGTGAgaatttgtagttttaaaatatttctccagaTATAATTTGCTAAGTAAATAATTCACAAATTCCACTGAttggaattcatttatttatctcagCCTTGTCATGGGGAaggtttctttttcattaggaATTCAGACCATGGTTAATTCCATAAACCCACTCCACTGTCTACCACCCACCATCTCTAAACTCTGTGAGGTTAGAGAAAACACAGTCCACACAAGGCTGCCCCCACTCCTAACACCAGTTGCAAATTTGGGGGTTCCCAATATCACCCTCAGGTTTGGTAATTCACCAGAAGGACTCATAGAGCTCACTGAAAGCTGTTTACTCATGGTTACAGTTTATGGCAGTGAAAGGATACAGATTATAAACAGCCAAGGGAAAAGATTGATAGGACAGAGTTGATGAAGGTACCAAACATGAACCTTCCAGTTGTCCTATCCCCATAGAGATAGGAGAATATTACTCTGTGGACACAGATATGTGGCAGTATGTATGCATGGAGTATTAacaaccagggaagctcacccaGGCCTTGGTGCCCAGTTTTTATTGGGGCTCTATCACATAGATGTAATTAATTGCACATGTGGTTAATCTCAGTCTTTAGCCCCTTCAGAGATTGACTCAAAGCCCCCACCCTCCATCACATTGTTGCTATGGCACAGAGCCTCCATCCTAAATCACAGTGTTACTATCTGGCTGGTCCAAGGCCCCCAGGCAAAGACACTTCTATCAGGCATGACATTCCAAGGGCTTAGAGGTCACATCCCAGAAGCCAAGGACAAAGGCTTTGGGTAAGGTTAAATTCTTTACTG contains these protein-coding regions:
- the LRP12 gene encoding low-density lipoprotein receptor-related protein 12 isoform X2; the encoded protein is MARRWSTKESPRWRSALLLLFLAGVYACGETPEQIRAPSGIITSPGWPSQYPAKINCSWLIRANPGEIITISFQDFDIQGSRRCSLDWLTIETYKNIESYRACGSTIPPPYISSQDHVWIRFHSDDSISRKGFRLAYFSGKSEEPNCACDQFRCGNGKCIPEAWKCNNMDECGDSSDEEICAKEAKPPTVASFQPCAYNQFQCLSRFTKVYTCLPESLKCDGNIDCLDLGDEIDCDVPTCGQWLKYFYGTFNSPNYPDFYPPGSNCTWLIDTGDHRKVILRFTDFKLDGTGYGDYVKIYDGLEENPHKLLRVLTAFDAHAPLTVVSSSGQIRVHFCADKVNAARGFNATYQVDGFCLPWEIPCGGNWGCYTEQQRCDGYWHCPNGRDETNCTMCQKEEFPCSRNGVCYPRSDRCNYQNHCPNGSDEKNCFFCQPGNFHCKNNRCVFESWVCDSQDDCGDGSDEENCPVIVPTRVITAAVIGSLICGLLLVIALGCTCKLYSLRMFERRSFETQLSRVEAELLRREAPPSYGQLIAQGLIPPVEDFPVCSPNQASVLENLRLAVRSQLGFTSIRLPMAGRSSNIWNRIFNFARSRHSGSLALVSADGDEVVPSQSTSREPERNSHRSLFSVESDDTDTENERRETAGASGGVAAPLPQKVPPTTAVEATVGACASSSTHSTRGGHTDTGRDVTSVEPPSVSPARHQLTSALSRMTQGLRWVRFTLGRSSSINQNQSPLRQLDNGVNGREEDDDVEMLIPVSDGASDFDVNDCSRPLLDLASDQGQVLREPYNATNPGVRPSNRDGPCERCGIVHTAQIPDTCLEATLKNETSDDEALLLC
- the LRP12 gene encoding low-density lipoprotein receptor-related protein 12 isoform X1, translated to MARRWSTKESPRWRSALLLLFLAGVYGNGALAEHSENVHISGVSTACGETPEQIRAPSGIITSPGWPSQYPAKINCSWLIRANPGEIITISFQDFDIQGSRRCSLDWLTIETYKNIESYRACGSTIPPPYISSQDHVWIRFHSDDSISRKGFRLAYFSGKSEEPNCACDQFRCGNGKCIPEAWKCNNMDECGDSSDEEICAKEAKPPTVASFQPCAYNQFQCLSRFTKVYTCLPESLKCDGNIDCLDLGDEIDCDVPTCGQWLKYFYGTFNSPNYPDFYPPGSNCTWLIDTGDHRKVILRFTDFKLDGTGYGDYVKIYDGLEENPHKLLRVLTAFDAHAPLTVVSSSGQIRVHFCADKVNAARGFNATYQVDGFCLPWEIPCGGNWGCYTEQQRCDGYWHCPNGRDETNCTMCQKEEFPCSRNGVCYPRSDRCNYQNHCPNGSDEKNCFFCQPGNFHCKNNRCVFESWVCDSQDDCGDGSDEENCPVIVPTRVITAAVIGSLICGLLLVIALGCTCKLYSLRMFERRSFETQLSRVEAELLRREAPPSYGQLIAQGLIPPVEDFPVCSPNQASVLENLRLAVRSQLGFTSIRLPMAGRSSNIWNRIFNFARSRHSGSLALVSADGDEVVPSQSTSREPERNSHRSLFSVESDDTDTENERRETAGASGGVAAPLPQKVPPTTAVEATVGACASSSTHSTRGGHTDTGRDVTSVEPPSVSPARHQLTSALSRMTQGLRWVRFTLGRSSSINQNQSPLRQLDNGVNGREEDDDVEMLIPVSDGASDFDVNDCSRPLLDLASDQGQVLREPYNATNPGVRPSNRDGPCERCGIVHTAQIPDTCLEATLKNETSDDEALLLC